CCCCAGCTCCACCGGCAAGTTTTGTCCCCGCCGGATCTTTGGCCGATACCGGATCCATATAACCTTCCACGTGTGGGAAAGCGTACAGAATATTTGCTCCGCCGTTCAGCCACGGATTCTTTTCGCCAACCGTTATTTCATAAGGCTGATAAAATTCCGCTTGGGTGTCAGGTTTGCCGGCCTCCTTAGAAACTAGTTTCATATTCATCTGATAGGTGTAAAGTTTAGGTTGTGCCGGATTTTCGATTTGCGCATTCGCTGCAGCCTTATCGACCGGATCCGGGCCTATGAACCGCGCTTTTTTCGGCAAATTTTCATTTAGGTAAATACCGTTTGATAGATTCTTTTTATCTTTCGGATCAGGCGATTCGTGCAATTCAAGATCTGATTTTTCATCATATTTAGGGGCTTCGTTAACCCAGCTGAAACCACTGGTTTTGGATCCAGCTTTTTGTTCGTCTTTCCCCGGTTTGCCCCCCACGACTGTACCGCCGTTATTGCCGAGCTGACCGCCGTCGGCCGTGGCTCTGGTACTACTAGCATCGCTACCCGCCGCTGAACCGCTTACAGCCGATTCAACTACCGTACTGACACTGCCATTGCCACTGCCTGTTTCATCCAATGCACGCACCGCCATAAGGCCGCTAACATCAACCGATGTCAAAACAACCGCGACGCTCAAACCGGCAGCAATTTCCCTTAACCATTTCCTCATAATCGATTCCCCTTATGCAAATATGCAAAAACATAAAACAATTATTTATTACTTAAATTAAGTTTCAACTTATATTCTGCCATAAACAGTAATGTTTGTATACACACTTGAAATCTTTTTAACATTTTAGTAATTTTTTCGGGAAATTTATAATTTAAACAAAAAAAGGAATATTGCCACTTTTTTGCCTAGCAATATAGTAATTACACATCCTCGTGGCTTAGAACATCTGTCTTGTTAAGAGGGGCCACTTGCTTAACATAGCTCAAATTCACAATAAAATGACGCGGTCCCACCAGCTCTACCGCTTTTAACCGCACGACAAATCAGCTATAATAATTCGGCTGTACAAGAGGAGGATACAATGTCAAAACTATATTTTCGCTATGGAGCCATGAACTGCGGCAAATCTACCAGCTTGCTCCAAGTTGCCCACAACTACGAAGAACAGGGAATGAAAGTTATTTTAGCCAAATCCGTAACTGATACCAAAGGCCAATGCGCCATCCTTAGCCGCCTCGGCGTCGCGCGTAAGGTAGACTACCTCATTTATCCGGATACCGACCTGATGGCCGACTGTCGCGCCGGTAAATTCACCGACGCCGCCTGCATTTTGGTAGATGAAGTTCAGTTCCTCGCCCCCGCCCAAATTGACCAATTATACGAAATCGCCGTTCTCCATAATATTCCGGTCATCTGTTTCGGCCTGCGCACCGACTTCCTCAACCACGGTTTTCCCGGCAGCTCCCGTTTGCTCGAAATTGCCCACTCCATTCAAGAACTCAAAAACATTTGCAAATGCGGTGCCAAAGCCACCTGCAACCTCCGTTACATAAATAACATCCCCGTATTCACCGGCGAACAAGTTTCCATCGATAACCAAAACAGTGTCGTCTACGAAGCAGTCTGTTCAAGCTGCTATTTGAAATATCGCCAGCAATACGAAGCTGACCCAGCCGCTCATTTCTCTCCAAACGAGCACCCAAGCAATGCTGACCCAGCCGCTCACCGCATTAAATGAAATGTTTCGACTAAAAAATATCTTGGTACAAATTATCTACAAATAAAAATACCGAACCGGCCAACCCGATTCGGTATTTTTCCAACATCGACCTAAAACTGAATTTATTTCTTACCTTCCCCCGAAACCTCCACCAAAAAAGCTGAAGAATACGGCGCCAGCTGCAAACACCCATGGTTAAACTTGTCAGCCTTATTCATCAGTTTAGCCGGCCTCAAATGCTCACCCGACGGCGAAAATTCAACCATATCCGCCGATAAATTATGCACGATCACCGCACGACCTTCCCCGTTGCGCCCATTCACTTCCAAGACAAGCAAACGCTCATCCGCCGGCACGGCAGTTGGCACACCACGTTCCAACCAAGGATAGCTGTTACGCACTGCCAATAATTCTTCAATATAGTTCAACAATGAATCCGGATTAGCAACCGCCGCCTCCACCGTCTCAGTTACCTGTTTCGCTTGATCATAATCAGTGCCGACCGGATTTTTCACTTTAGTTGAAGCGTTCCACGGCATGTACGTCCGCTTGTTCTCATCCTTTCCCGACCCTTTAAGACGAACCTCCTCGCCATAATAAAGATAAGGCCGCCCCGGCAACCAAATATACATCGCTTCGGCTAATTTGTTTTTAGCAAGTTCCGGCAAAAAACCGGCCGATCTGCCCTGATCATGATTAGATAGATAAACCGCATTTAGTGCCTGTGGATTGAGTTTGTGAATACTCGCATCATAATCCGCCAAATATTTCGCGAGATCCGCGCCGCGCCCCGCATTAATTGCACGAGCAAACAAACCCTTACCCTCGCTTAATGCAAAGTTAAAGAACGAATCAACTCCGCTGGCATAGTACGATTCGACCGTCGCGCTATCCGACCATACCTCAGCCGTCAAATACACATCCGGCCGATATTTACGGCACATATCACCATACCACTTTAGAAACGCAATATTAGCTTTATTGTCCGTACCGAAATAGTGCAAAGCCGCATCCAACCGAAAACCAGCAACCCCCATTTTTAAATAAAAAGCCGCTATTTTTTCCAACTCAGCCTTAACCTGAGGATTCCCGAGATTAAGATCCGGCATTTCACTCACAAACGCCGATTCATAGTACAAACCATCCTTAACCTTCGTCGACTTGCGAATCGGCTTATTCGAGAAATTATAAAACTCTGCCTTCCCGTCCATCTTACCCTTCATCGCCTCAGCTAAAGCCTGTTGAAACCAAGGATGGTGCGAAGACGTATGATTTATAACCATGTCCATAATAATCTTAATGCCATAAGCCTCAGCAGCCTTAATCAGCCCACGAAAATCATCCATCGTTCCGTAAGCCGGGTCAATCGCCATGTAATCGTCTATATCATACTTATGATAACTATGACTTGGATGAATTGGCATCAACCATATATATTCCACACCCAAAGTATGCAAATATTCCAGCTTTTCCTTGATGCCGTTCAAATCACCGACCTGATCACCATCACTGTCATTAAACGAAGCGACATAAATTTCATAAACCGCCCCCGAGCGTGTTTTGATATTAGAAGAATCATGCGGCAAATCACCGCCCTTACTCCACCGGCACCCCACGCATCCGGCCAAAACCAGACACAAACAAAGCAAAAAACTGACAATTTTTTTCATTTTCATAACCGCCATTACTCCTTAATACAATAACCAGATGATCATGGCCTTCCGACTTACGACTTACGCTTTCCGCCTTCTGCCTTCCGACTTCCGCCTTCCGGCTTCGGCCTTTCGCTGCCCGCCTCACCTGCCACGACACCAGTCCACACCGCGGCCATCCACCGCCCCCCATGGTACATAAAAATGCCTTCCCGGGCCGAAAATTTCTCCGACTCAAGAAGGCAAAACCATGACATAAACTACTCTCATTGTTGGCCGAATTAGCAAAACCGCCTGTCAATCACGAACTAACCCTTTGCACCACCGGCCGTAACACCGCTGACGTAATATTTCTGCATCGAAATGAACAGTATCGTGATCGGTATAGCAACGATAACCGCGCCGGCACAGAACTCCGTAAAATAGTTGTAGATATTCTCACGACTAAGCATCTGATACAAGCCAAGAGCGACCGTATACTTATTGTATGCATCCTTCATAATTACCGACACGAAAATAAAGTCGACCCACGGTCCGATAAACGAAGTCAAAATCGTATAAACAACAACCGGCTTACTCATCGGCAATATGATGTTCCAGAAAACCTGATTTTTCGTACATCCATCAACCAACGCCGCCTCATCAATGCTGCGCGGCACCGTATCGAAGAAACCCTTAGCAATATAGTAACCCATCGCCGCACCTCCGCTATATACCAGAACCAAAGCGAACAGCGTCTGAGTAAGACCAAACGACTTCAAAATATGATAAATCGCGATCATGCTCATAAATCCAGGGAACATACCCAAAATCAAAATGATATTCATCAACGGCTTACGTGCTTTAAATCTCAAGCGACTAAACGCGTAGCTGGTCAACAAAACCAAAACCGTTGTAATAATACATGAAAACACGGCGACAATAAACGTATTCAAGAACCACTGGGGGAAGTTGAAAAGCTTAACGTCAGTAAATAATTTTACATAGTTGTTCAACGTCCAAGTCTTAGGAATAATATAAGAAATGAACGCACCCTTCTCCGCGCGGAAACTTTGTAAGATCAACCACACAACCGGCAAAACCCAAGCCACGGACAAAACCGCCAGAATAACGTGGAGCACGGAGTTAATAAAACCTTTTTTTAATTTATATGAAGAGCTACTGGTCATTGGAACTGTTCCTCCTCACGCACGGCCTTAGTTCGGTTATAAGTAATCAAGCTGATTATCGCCGTAATTAAGAAGATAATAATACCGATTGTGCTGGCCAATGCATAGTTTTTCTCTGAAACCGTCAACTTGTATAACCATGTTACCAGCAAATCCGTTTCGCCGGCCTGGAACAAATCAAGTGTCTTAGGATCGCCGCCTGTCAATAAGTAGATAACGTTAAAGTTATTAATGTTACCGATAAATTGTGTTATCAGGTAAGGCGTAGTCACTTGAAGCATGTAAGGCATCGTAATCGAGATAAACTGACGCACCGGGTTAGCTCCGTCAATTCTGGATGCCTCATATAGGTTCTGCGGAATGTTCATCAAAATCCCCGAACAAATTAACATCGTATACGGAATACCTACCCACAAGTTAACGATAATAACCGTTATCTTAGCAACAGTCGCATGAGACAAGAACGGAATGAAATCCTTGATCCATCCCAATTGCAACAGCAAACCATTCAACGGACCTTTATCAGCTAATAGTTTTGATAACAAAAGCAATGATACGAACTGAGGGACAGCAATAGTAATGACGAACATAGTACGCCAGAACTTTTTAAAGCGGACACCCTTCTTGTTGATAACCAAAGCTAAAATTATGCCAAGAATGTAGTTAAGAAAGGTGGCAAAGAAAGCCCATACCATCGTCCAACTGAATAACCGCGTAAAGGTTTTCGCCCACAGCGGATTGCCATAAAAAACTTGTTTGAAGTTGGTCAGTCCGACCCAACTGAACAAATTCCCCGGCGGTTGGTGATTCTTATCGAAATTGGTGAAAGCCATCAAAATCATAAAAATCAGCGGCAAAACCGTAAACAGAGTTGTCAGCAAAATCGGCAGTGACAGAACAGTTATATGAAATTTTTCATTAAACAGGCTCTTCCACTCTTTTACAAAATTAAGCGGAGTAACGCCAGTCTCAATTAGTTTCTGATTTTGGTAAGCGTGCTTCACGCTCGCATAATGTAGAGCAACGAAACAAATACATATTACAATCGCAATGACACCGAACAAAAGAATCAACATCGAGTTATCGCCTTGCTGAACTCGAAAAATACCTGCCGCTTCGTCCCAAACTTCCCCTTGAGTTTTAATACCTAAAGAGGACAGCATTCGCAAATAATGTGCCCCCGAGAACAGCATGTAAAAAATAAATACGACTTCCGCCAATAAATATAGTAGGCCGTGGACAACCTGCTTATTCAGGAAACAACCTGCACCCATTACTACATAAGATAAGCGAGTCTTATAATTTCCCTTGGCAAAATATTTTACGTAATTGGCAAAAAAGTTCCCTATATACTTAAGCACTTTACCAATTCCACTTGTGAACCCGTTGGCTCGGTTAGCCATAATGCCAGCCCCCTCTTGATACAGAAGAAGCAAGCCCCGAGTCGGAGGCTTGCTTCAACAGTTACATTACTTTTTAGCTGTGTCGGCAACTTGAATTTGCTCAACCATCGCATCCAACAATTCCTGTACAGACTTGCTGTAATCTTTGCTTTCCATAGCGGTTCCAAATGCTTCTGCCGGAGTCCAGAAGGTACCGAGTACGCCGTTTTGTGAAACTGCGAACTTGGATTGTTCAAGGAGAGCAGCTAAAGCGATATCTTTCTTAACCGGTTCACTTTCAGCAACCTTTTTGTTGGACGGGCCTGTACCACGCATTGCAAAACGTTTAGCTTGAGATTCTTCAGAAGTCAAGAATCTCGCCAGATCCATAGCTTCAACAGGGCTCTTGGTGTGAGCACTGATTCCATAACCTTTGTAACCGGCAAAAGATCCCATCTGTACTTTTTTACCGCCAGCAGTGTATTCAGGTAATTTGGTAGCAGCATAACCGTCGCCCAAGATACCCTTAATATCAGCTGCGTTCCAAGTTCCGGAAACACCGGCTGCAATAGTTCCGTCAGTAAAGCCGGCTTTCAAAACGTTGTCATCACCGGTAGTAAATGCTTCATTTGCAGTGAAAGCTTTAATAGCTTCACCGGCTGCCAAACCATTGGCGTTGTTGAAGTCTACCTTTTGAATTCCCTTGTCGTCGATGGAGAACTTACCGCCGTTGCCAAGGAAGAACGAAGCGATGTACCAACCATTAGATACGTCCATAAAGACTTTCTTACCAGCAGCCTTTGCTTTGGCCAACATTGTATCCAAGTCTTTTACATCATCCTTAGAGAATACGCGGCTATCATAGTACATGAAGTAACCGTTATCTGCAGCAAATGGGAAAGCGTACAGTTTGCCATCTTCAGTAAAGGCATCTGCGCCGGTATTTTCTTCTTTAATATATTTAACATCTTCAGGACGGGTTACTTGATATAAGCCACCTGCTTTAACTAATTCTTTTAGTTGATCGTTCGGGAAAGCGAAAACATCAGCAGCCGCCGTCGGATCTTCCAAATATTTGCTCTGGGCCTCCGGTTCGCCGACTACGCCGAGCTGAATGTCAAACTGTTGATCTTTGTGTGCAGCTTTAAAAGCTTCAACACGCTCTTTTAAGAATTCCTGATCGTCTTGGGAACCCCAAACTTTCAAGGAAACTTTTTCTTTCTTTGCAGGCGCAGCAGATGCTTTGGCTTCGCCGCCCTCTTTGGCCGGCTCTTTATTACAAGCAACCAAACCCATTACCATCGCACCTGTAAGCAATACAGATAGTAATTTTTTCATTCGAATCTCCTCCTTCAATAGAAAAGCATTTATGGCTAAATTGTAAGCTATATTACAAAAAAAATCAACATTTTTGGCGATTTTTTTGTAAGAATTAAACAATAATATATAATTTAGCTGAAGGAAACTTTGTTTTTTAATTTTTTAGTCGAATATATGCGGTGCCATGGCAAGTGATATCCCCTTAATTTCGTCAGTTTAGTTATTGATTATAATTTTGCGCACTACAACATGTTCTCAGCAAGGACTTATTTACAATTGCTCGCATAATCTTTCATACTGATAATTTTTTCGTACGATGAAAATAACGCTGATATTCATATACTTGTTTAGCATATATTTCGTCTGCGCAACGAACAAAAAGTGAGGATTGGCCCGTCAAGAACACCCCTCCTCACTTAATCTTACAGCCATACCAGCCTACTCTTTGTAGAAAACATACACGGCATATGGCGGCAAATTAAGCTTGCCGTCACAAAACTTTATACCTCGGCCAGCTGCCTCATCTCTCGGACAATTATTCAACAAAATATCGTATTCCGAAAAATTAATATCTGGCACCGGCTCAAAGTACGCCTCTTCCCCCGTAAAGTTCGCCACCATAAGCAAATCTTCACTGTCCAACTGATGCCGCACGGCAAAAATCCGCTCATCCTCAAAAGCCGGCCATTCCGTCATACCACTGATGATCAGCTTTGTATGCGCCCGTCTCACCCCAATCGCCGCTTTAAAATACTTCAGGATAGACACAGCCGATGCTTCCTGTTCAGCCTCATTGAACGCAAAATCACGAGAATTAGGCTTATACACCGGCAACGGCGCATGCTTTTTCCAGTCTTCAATCATTTTTTTCGACCACGGAATAGGAGCGCGTGCACTCAATCT
This is a stretch of genomic DNA from Mageeibacillus indolicus UPII9-5. It encodes these proteins:
- a CDS encoding thymidine kinase yields the protein MSKLYFRYGAMNCGKSTSLLQVAHNYEEQGMKVILAKSVTDTKGQCAILSRLGVARKVDYLIYPDTDLMADCRAGKFTDAACILVDEVQFLAPAQIDQLYEIAVLHNIPVICFGLRTDFLNHGFPGSSRLLEIAHSIQELKNICKCGAKATCNLRYINNIPVFTGEQVSIDNQNSVVYEAVCSSCYLKYRQQYEADPAAHFSPNEHPSNADPAAHRIK
- a CDS encoding alpha-amylase family glycosyl hydrolase; its protein translation is MKMKKIVSFLLCLCLVLAGCVGCRWSKGGDLPHDSSNIKTRSGAVYEIYVASFNDSDGDQVGDLNGIKEKLEYLHTLGVEYIWLMPIHPSHSYHKYDIDDYMAIDPAYGTMDDFRGLIKAAEAYGIKIIMDMVINHTSSHHPWFQQALAEAMKGKMDGKAEFYNFSNKPIRKSTKVKDGLYYESAFVSEMPDLNLGNPQVKAELEKIAAFYLKMGVAGFRLDAALHYFGTDNKANIAFLKWYGDMCRKYRPDVYLTAEVWSDSATVESYYASGVDSFFNFALSEGKGLFARAINAGRGADLAKYLADYDASIHKLNPQALNAVYLSNHDQGRSAGFLPELAKNKLAEAMYIWLPGRPYLYYGEEVRLKGSGKDENKRTYMPWNASTKVKNPVGTDYDQAKQVTETVEAAVANPDSLLNYIEELLAVRNSYPWLERGVPTAVPADERLLVLEVNGRNGEGRAVIVHNLSADMVEFSPSGEHLRPAKLMNKADKFNHGCLQLAPYSSAFLVEVSGEGKK
- a CDS encoding sugar ABC transporter permease, whose protein sequence is MTSSSSYKLKKGFINSVLHVILAVLSVAWVLPVVWLILQSFRAEKGAFISYIIPKTWTLNNYVKLFTDVKLFNFPQWFLNTFIVAVFSCIITTVLVLLTSYAFSRLRFKARKPLMNIILILGMFPGFMSMIAIYHILKSFGLTQTLFALVLVYSGGAAMGYYIAKGFFDTVPRSIDEAALVDGCTKNQVFWNIILPMSKPVVVYTILTSFIGPWVDFIFVSVIMKDAYNKYTVALGLYQMLSRENIYNYFTEFCAGAVIVAIPITILFISMQKYYVSGVTAGGAKG
- a CDS encoding carbohydrate ABC transporter permease, whose product is MANRANGFTSGIGKVLKYIGNFFANYVKYFAKGNYKTRLSYVVMGAGCFLNKQVVHGLLYLLAEVVFIFYMLFSGAHYLRMLSSLGIKTQGEVWDEAAGIFRVQQGDNSMLILLFGVIAIVICICFVALHYASVKHAYQNQKLIETGVTPLNFVKEWKSLFNEKFHITVLSLPILLTTLFTVLPLIFMILMAFTNFDKNHQPPGNLFSWVGLTNFKQVFYGNPLWAKTFTRLFSWTMVWAFFATFLNYILGIILALVINKKGVRFKKFWRTMFVITIAVPQFVSLLLLSKLLADKGPLNGLLLQLGWIKDFIPFLSHATVAKITVIIVNLWVGIPYTMLICSGILMNIPQNLYEASRIDGANPVRQFISITMPYMLQVTTPYLITQFIGNINNFNVIYLLTGGDPKTLDLFQAGETDLLVTWLYKLTVSEKNYALASTIGIIIFLITAIISLITYNRTKAVREEEQFQ
- a CDS encoding extracellular solute-binding protein; the protein is MKKLLSVLLTGAMVMGLVACNKEPAKEGGEAKASAAPAKKEKVSLKVWGSQDDQEFLKERVEAFKAAHKDQQFDIQLGVVGEPEAQSKYLEDPTAAADVFAFPNDQLKELVKAGGLYQVTRPEDVKYIKEENTGADAFTEDGKLYAFPFAADNGYFMYYDSRVFSKDDVKDLDTMLAKAKAAGKKVFMDVSNGWYIASFFLGNGGKFSIDDKGIQKVDFNNANGLAAGEAIKAFTANEAFTTGDDNVLKAGFTDGTIAAGVSGTWNAADIKGILGDGYAATKLPEYTAGGKKVQMGSFAGYKGYGISAHTKSPVEAMDLARFLTSEESQAKRFAMRGTGPSNKKVAESEPVKKDIALAALLEQSKFAVSQNGVLGTFWTPAEAFGTAMESKDYSKSVQELLDAMVEQIQVADTAKK